The Ascidiaceihabitans donghaensis genome includes the window TGGCGCGTAAAGCCCGCTTAAAACCTTCAAAAGCGACGACTTGCCAGACCCGTTCGCACCAAGGATCGCGATACGCTGCCCCGGCAAGATCGCAACGCCCGGAATATCCAGCGTCGGTGCGCCATCATCTTCGTAGCGGAACGTCAATTCACGCAGCTCAAAATGCCCTTTCAGGCTTTCGCGGCGCAAATATGTGCGGTCTTCGTCTGCATCTTGTTCTGACATCGCCACTGCATCCAAACCGTCCAGCGCCGTTTTCACATTTCCCCAACGCGCCATGGTGCCAGCCAACTGCGTCAGCGGCGCAAGTGTGCGGCTGGTCAAAATGCCCACCGCGATGATGGACCCCACGGTGAAATGCCCTGCGAAAACCAGATAGGTGCCCACGATCACAGCGGCGACATAGGTGGCCTGCTGGACCCCTTGGCTCCAGAATGTCAGTACAGACGCCAGCTTGCGTTGTTCGGATGATTTCAGTGCAGACAGCGTTGTCAATTCCGACCACAAGCGCATCACGCGGTCTTCGGCGCGCTGGGTCTTGACCGTATCACGTTCAAAGATCGCCTCGTGCAAAAGGCGCGAAGACTTGGCAGAGGCCCCTTGGGTTTCCGCCGTCAACTGCATCATTTTCTTTTGCATGAAAAAGCCCGGCACCACCATCAGGATACCACCAAGCACCAGAACCCAAACAACATTTCCAGCGATTGAGGCCACAAGCAGCAAGAACACAAAGATAAACGGGATGTCTGCGATTGTTCCGATGGTCGAGGCGGTAAAGAATTCGCGCACCGACCCGAATTCGCGCATCGCAGAAAACGTCATTGACGGGGATTGCCCCCGCACGTCAGACCGCATGCCGATCACCCGTTCCATCAAAACGCCCAGCACAGACAATTCAATCTGGCGCCCTGCCCCATCCATCAAACGGGCGCGCGCAATTTTCAAAAACGCTTCCATCAAAAGTGCAAGGCACGCGCCAACGGCCAACACCCAAAGCGTGGCTTCGGATTGATGCGGGATCACCCGATCGTAGACTTGCAACGAAAACAGCGCAACAGCGACGGCAAGAAGGTTGGCGACAAAAGATCCCAACGCGACTTCGCCCAACTGGCGTTTGAAGGTGTGAAACTGCCCCCAGAACCAATGTGCAGGCTTGGCTTCGGTCTTGTGTGTCTTGGCCACAGTCGCCAAAGGCGCTTCGGCCCGCACAAGAAGGCCCGCAAAATAAGGTTCAAAATCCGCCATAGGAACATGGGCGCGATTGTCGGTGCAGGTTTTGTCGTAAATCACCAAATCACCGCGCGATTGGCCCATCACAAGCACCACCTGCCCGCTGGTCATGTAAGCCAGGGCAGGCCATTGATCCGCGGTAAAATGTTGCAAAGTGCAGACTTCGGTCACACAGCCGATATGGGACAGCCCTTTGGCGATGGCATGGGCTTCAACCGCATCGCTTGCGCCATCGGATGTGGCTTTGGAAATTGCATCAAACGCATCGGATTTCAGCGCATCAACGCCAAGCAACCCTGCATAGACCACCGCCAGTTCGGCGCGCGCCTGAATGCGGTCACCAAACAGGTTTTTATTGTCCGCTTCTGGCGCTTGCACCTTGGCAGAGGCTTCAATGCGGCCTCGGTTTCCATTGGTGATGGTCAGCGTGAAAGGCTGCGTGCTCATCAAATCTGGCCCCCGTCGGCCAGAACACCCAATATCCGCGCCATCTCAATGCGCAGGCGTGCCGCTTCGTATTTGGTGGTAACTTCGCTTGTTTGAGCGCGCGCAAAGGTTTCATAGACGCCAACAACGTCCATCACCTGACGCTGTCCTGCACGGTATTGTTCCTGAAACAAGTCCAAGTTTTGCTTGGCTTGCTGGCGCAGGTTTGTGGCTTCGCCCGTTTGACGGGTTTTGGCTGCAATCTGGCTTTCAAGGCTTTTAAGTGCGCGGTTGGAATCTTCCGTGGCTTCCAGCACCAAACGGCCAGCGGTTTCTTTGGCCACTTCGATGGACTTCAAACGCGCACCTGTGCCAAGACCCAACTGTGCGCCGCCGCCATTGACCGTCACACCGCCATTTGCGCCAAGCGTGCCACGGGCCGAAAGTCCGGGCAATTGGCTTGCACGATCCACAGAAGCCGCAGCAATCGCGCGTGTTTTTTCGGCTTCGGCACGCACCACCGCCAAAGGCTGCGCCGCGTTTGCGGTAACCGGCAGCCGAGTAATCCCACGCACATCTGTCAGCGGATCAATCGCCATGGCGTTCAATTCCGACAGGTTTGTGCGGGCTGTTTCGCGGTTTGCTTCCAGGTCGGCGCGGATTTCAGCCAGCTTCTGGCGGATAATATTCAGATCAGAGCGGTCAGAAACACCACCGCGCACGCGCTCTGACATGATGTATTCAAAGCGGCTCATGTCCTCAAACGTGGTTTCGGACAGTGACGCCTTTTCACGCCCTTCTGCGGCGGCCAAGTACAGTGTCAGTGCCGTCGCCGCACGGTCGTTGGTGTCTTCGGCCAAAGCAACGGCTGCGACTTCGACATCCGCTTTGGCAAAAGCGCGTTCGCCCTTCTTGCGTCCGTTGTCAAAGATCACCTGATCCACAACCAGATTGGCCACCACAGATGACAAGGATGTCAGCGAGATTTGCGGCCCAATCGTCGGCAACCAGTTCTTACTGGCCGCTTCCGCACGCAACCGTGCCGATTTCAATTCGGATTCAGCCGCACGGTTGTTCGCGGCCATCACTGATGTTGTGACCCGTTCAAAAGAACTGCTTTCAGGCACAATAGATCGCCGGCTGACCAGCCCTTGAATGATCGTGCTTTCAGCGTTCAGCTTGTCATCGTATTTGGTGTCTGTTGAGGCATATGCGGTCGTTTTTGGCGCCGCTGCCGTTTCTGTCACACCGGTTTCGGGTGCGCGCATCCGCGAGACAAGATTACTGTCTCCGAAGTCACTCATACAGCCCGAAAGCCCAATTACTACTGCACAGGCTACGCCTGTACCTTTTACACCATGCCCCATGTCCTGCCCTTAACGTGCCGGTACTATTATTTTGTTGTGGTGGGCGCGGTTCGGGATCGCTTTTGTGGATCCCGTCCCCGCCTCAATTATAATGGATCGGCCAAAATCCTGAAGCCTTTAGCCGATCACAGTATTCACTGTGATTTCATCATCGATCAACACGGTGCCAGCACCAACGTTGTAGATGTTGTAATCTGCGCCATCGACGGTTGTGGTCCCTGCGGCCTGTCCGTCTGTCAAGGTCACTTGGTCGTCGCCGCCACCTGTCACGATCAACTGATCCGTGTTCGAGGACAGGTTCACAAGCTGCGCTTCGTTGATTGTCAGATGCGCTTCTTCCGCAAAGTTCAGATCAACGGTTTCAACCTGATAGTTGCCCAAGCCCGGTGTCGCTAGGGACGTTGTCGATCCTGCAACGCCGTCATCAAGCACAACATATGTGCCTGCGGTGTTGCCAGCATCGTCTGTCGCCGTGATAACAAGGTTTGAGCCGTCCGGTACATCGCTGCCAAACCGGAATTCGGTTTCGCCAAATGCGTTGTCTGCAGATTGCGCCGGTGTGGCGGTGATTGCAGAATCCGTAACCTGCGCAATAGACACATCATCATCGGTTTGCTCGATGGAAATACCGCGCACACCATCACCAATCGTTGTCAGCGATGCCATGACCGGCCCGTCGGGCGCATCCGTGTCAATACGCAGAGTGTCCGAAATCGTTGCCGTGTTGTCATGCGCATCGGTTGCCATAACCGTGATGTCAGCGTCATAGCTGCCAGCAGGGATCGCCGAGGCCGGAACATCCAGGCTCCAGTTGCCTGCCGCATCCACATTCGCCACCAGCGTCGTGCCGTGGAAGTCTACAACAACGGTAGACCCGGCTTCGACCTGCCCGCCAAGGCTGATGCCCGTGCTGGCTTCGGACGCGTTCACCACATTGTCGCCTGCCACATTGCCCGCCGAGAAGTTCAGCGTGTTGACCAATGTGTCAACTTCAACAGTATTGTTGATGGTCGCCACGTTGCCCGCGGCATCCGTCGCAGTCACTTCCAAAGCGACATTTTGTTCGCCTGTTGTGATCTGGCTGGATTGGTACGCCGCCGTCCAGTTGCCATTGGCATCCACGGTCGCAGGAACGGTAACACCGCCCAATGTGACCATAACGGATGATCCCGGCTCAGTTGTGCCTGTGATGGTGACGCCAGATGCCTGTTCGGACGCGTTGATTACCCCGTCACCTGCAACTGTATTTGCGCTTACCGACATGTTGTCGACCTGCGTGTCCACCTGAACGCTGTCTGTGGCCGTGCGTGTGTTGCCCGCAGCATCTGTTGTGGTCGCTTCGATATTGGCAGTGTACGTGCCCGGTGCGATTTCGCCTGCTGCAAATGTAGCATTCCACACGCCGTTTGCGCCCGTCACTACGGTATGGCTGACGCCGCCCATTGTTACGGTCACAACTGCACTTGGGTCTGCGGTACCGGACAAGACAACACCGTCGCTGGCCTCGGCTGCGTTGATGATGTCATCGCCTTCGACCGGTGCCGGGCTGATGGTCAAAAGACCCGCTTCGGTATCAACGCTGACGGATTGCGTGATTTCAGACGTGTTGCCTGCCGCATCCGTGGCTGTCGCCGTCATAGTCGTGGTGTATGTGCCGCCAGCCAGCTGATCGCTGCTGAAGGTCGCAGTCCAACTGCCGTTTGCGGCAACTGTTGCTGTTGTTGTTACCCCGCCCAGAACAACAGAGACTGTTGAACCCGGTTCGGCCTGACCCGTGACCACAAGACCCGATTGTGCTTCGGCTTGGTTGATCACACCGTCTGCACCGCCTGCGGTAGAGGTGTAGTTGAAGGCATTTACAAAGGTGTCGACCTGCACTGTACCCGTTGTGGTCGCAGAGTTGCCGTTGGCATCGGTAGCAACCGCGGTCACGGTTGCATCGTATTCGCCCGACGCCACCGCTGAGGCGGGGAAATCCACCGTCCAGCTGCCGTCAGACGCCACAGTCGCGGCCAAAGTCGTCGATCCGAATGTCACATTTACAGTCGATCCAGCCTGCGCGGACCCTGTCAGTGTGATCCCACCGGCAGCTTCGACACCATTAACAGTACCGTCACCGCCAACAGCTGATGTGTTGATGGCAACTTCACTGACCGTGTCGATCACCAGAACTTCAGAATAGGTCGAGGCATTGCCCAGCGCATCTGTCGCCACGATCGTCATGGTCTCGGAATATTCGCCGCCTGCAAATGTGCCTGCGGGCCATGTCACGGACCACGATCCGTCGTCGCCGACTGTGGTCGTTTGCGTGTTGCCCGCGACGGTCACGCTGACGGATGCACCTGCTTCACCGGTGCCGCCCACTGTCGCGCCGCCATCCAGTTCGGATGCGTTAAAGATATCGCCATTGGATTCAGTGCCAAATGTAACGGACACTTCCGGAGGCGTTGTGTCGATGAGAAAGACAGGACCATCCAGATCATATGTCTCGCCGCCGCCCGTGACTGTTACATCCGCTTGGGATGTGCCGTCGCTTGGCAGGTTGTCACCGTCAAAAGTCACGCCCCATGTGCCATCGTCGCCAATCAGCGTATCAAGGGACTTATCCCCCACGACAACTTCGACCAGATCACCGGGATGACCGGTGCCTGTTACGACAACCTCGTAGGGCATAACTGTGCCACCAACGCTTGGCGTGCTGTCGGCGTTGTCCACAGTTGGTTCTGTGTGTGGTGGCTCATTGCCACCTCCACCGCCACCGCCGCCACCACCGACAACGGCCAGACCGCCGACGCCAGCTGCAACACCCGCGGCACCCAAGCCGCCACCGCCAAGCAACGCGCCCAATGGCGCAAGCATGGACACTTCGTCGTCAGCAACTGGACCCACAGCAACTTCTGTGCGGCCCAAATAGATCAAATCATCAGATGGGCTCCACTTGCCCCACTGCTCTGTTGGACCGAACTGGGCGTACAGGCCACCGTCGGTTGTCTCAACAAAGGCAACTTCATTCAAGTAGCCGTCGGCGCTGATGAACAGGCGGTTCGCCTCGCCTGCGTCATTGAAGTAATTCTCGATCACGATGATGCGGCCGTCCGAGAGCACGATGCTCAAATCGTCGCCGCTGCGCGAATGCCCTTCCATGTCCACTTGACGCAGATTGAGGGAAATTTCCTGACCGTTTGTGACCTGGATTGTAGTCGTTTCAGCCTCTGCCGATACCGTACCACGATTTAATGCGCCCGCACCATCACGGACGACGAAATCAATCGCCTTCATAACACCACCACTCTACCTCGAAACCCATTCAATGCGGGTCTCATTTTGTGTTTTTCTTCAGCAGGCGTTGTTTTTTTTGCCGCTCTGCTTGCGTTCTGTATTTTGCAACTTAACGCAAAGGCGAATCTAGGGCTAGTCTCTTTTTTCACCAAAATCGCTATTTCGTGAGGCTTTGGGTACATATGGCCTTCAATTCGGGGCAGAAGTGTTGTCCTTATTGTGGCACCGCCAGCAACAAAAAGGGGCCAAAGATGTCCACAGCAGATGATTTGGTCACCATATGGACGGCAGGCGTCGACGCCGTCATTGGACGTCGCGCTGTGTGCGATGCGCTGCGTCAGCACAATGTGATGCGCCCTGACGCGGTGATTGCAGTTGGAAAAGCGGCCGCATCTATGGCCGCAGCTGCACATGATGCCTTTGGCCCCTTGCCCATGTTGATTGTGACAAAGCATGGACATGTAATGGATGCCCCGCAAAACGCGGAAATTATTGAAGCCGCACACCCGGTGCCAGATGCACAAAGTCTAAAAGCCGGGGCGCGGCTGATCGACGCCGTGGACAATATGGCCCGAGACACGCATCTGCTGGTGCTGACATCCGGCGGCGCCTCTGCTTTGGCCGAACATCTGGTGGACGGGTTGTCATTGAACGATCTTGCGGACCGCACCCAAGCTCTGCTCGCGTCGGGGCAAGACATTCACGCCATGAATGCGCTGCGCAAAGATCTGTCCGCAATAAAGGGCGGCAAACTTCTGGCACGGTTCAAAGGGCAACGCATCACGAGCCTTGCCATTTCCGACGTCGAGGGGGACGCTCTGGGCGTCATAGGGTCAGGCATTGGGGATGCGCCCGCTGACGCACCGTTTGACTTCGCCCCATACATCGTCGCCAGCAACGCCATCGCCCGTGCGGCGGCCGCAGACGCGGCGCAGGGCGTTATTTTGAGCAATACAGAAGACCTTTACGACGATGCCGTAGCGCTGGCACCGCGCATCGCGGCCCAAGTGCTTGCGGCAGGTCCGGGCCTGCACATCAAAGGGGGTGAGCCAACAGTGATATTGCCGCCCAACCCAGGAAAAGGCGGACGCAACATGGCATTGGCATTGCTGTTGGCCCGAGAGATTGCAGGCATCGAAGGCGTGCAAATTCTGGTCGCAGGCACCGATGGCACAGACGGGCCAACGGATGCGGCGGGCGCTTTGGTGGACGGGCACACGTGGGATGACAGCGGGTCAGACGCTTTGAACACTGCAAATGCTGCCCCGTGGCTGGACGCCCGTGGGGCGTTGTTTCGCAGCGGACCGACAGGCACAAACGTGATGGACATATTGATCGCCAAACGGACCTGACCCGATACGCACCGCGCCCGCTTGACAGCCGCACCGCCTTCGCCGCACCGTCGCGCCATGACACATCATAAACTCCGCGACATCGAAGAAAACGCCGACTATGGCATCACCCTGTCCGATGGCACCCGCCTGTCGGCCCGCGTCTGGATGCCAAAGGATGCCGGTGATGATCCGATGCCTGCCATCCTTGAATTCCTGCCATACCGCAAACGCGACGGCACAACCGCGCGGGACGCATTGACCCATCCGTATTTCGCGCAGCGCGGCTACGCGTGCGTGCGTGTCGATATGCGCGGGAATGGCGACAGCTATGGTGTGATGGAAGACGAATACACCCAACAGGAACTGGATGATGCCGTTGAAGTCATTCACCATCTTGCCACACAAGGTTGGTGCAACGGCCGCGTGGGTATGATGGGCATCAGCTGGGGCGGGTTTAACGGTTTGCAAGTTGCCGCTATGACGCCTGAGCCATTAAAAGCGGTGATAACTTTATGTTCGACCGTCGACCGCTTTGCCGACGATATCCACTATAAGGGCGGCTGCCTTTTGAACGAAAATCTCGGCTGGGGGGCGACCATGTGGTCCTATTCCAGCCGGGCACCAGACCCTGCCCTGCGCGAAGACTGGCGCGAAATGTGGTTGGAGCGTTTGGAAAACGAACCCTTTTTGCCGTCCACATGGCTGCGCCACCAAACACGAGACGACTATTGGAAACACGGCTCTGTTTGTGAAAGCTACGATACAATCAAGGCCAAGGTTCTTGCTGTTGGCGGTTGGGGGGATGCCTACAAAAATGCAGTCCCGCAGATTGTCGAAAACATTCCCGGTGCCAAGGGGATAATCGGACCATGGGTCCACAAATACCCACATTTTGCAGTGCCCGAACCGCGTATCGGCTTTCTGCAAGAGGCGTTGCGGTGGTGGGACACATGGCTGAAGGATGCAGACACCGGGGTGGATCAAGATCCACCTTACCGTGTCTATCAGATGGACGGTGTGCGTCCTGCCACTTGGCACGCAGAGCGCCCCGGTCATTGGCGCACTTTAGACCGATGGCCGGAAACAGGCATCCACGCCCCGGCGGCCCGCTATTCGTTTCAGCAGGACGGAACTCTGACTGATGGACATCCGCCCCAGCCGATCAACGTGCCCGTATCCTCGCCCCAAGACTGTGGAATGGACGCCGGTGAGTACTGCGCCATCTGGTTGGGCCCCGAACAGCCCGGCGACCAGCGCCGCGACGATGCGTTGTCGGCCACATGGGACAGCGATCCCTTAACCCTTGATCTGAACATCACAGGCGCGCCGAACATCTTTTTGCGTGTGGCATCTGACAAACCAGTGGCGCAGATTGCGGTCCGTTTGAACCACGTACATCCCGATGGGGCATCGACCCGCATTACCTATGGCGTCTTGAACCTGAACACCCCCATCGCCGGGCAAGAGCCGCATGAATTGGTAGACGGCGAATGGGGGTGGGGCACGTTGAATTTGGATAATGTGGCCTACACCGTACCTGAAGGTCACAGGCTACGCATTGCGGTGTCTGACACCTATTGGCCGCTGATCTGGCCATCCCCCGAAAAAACGACGCTGCGCATCGTGAAGGGGGCCGCGACCCTGCCGACGTCTTTGGGGCCAAGCAAACAGCGCCCCGCGCCGCAGTTCGCAGCCCCCGAAGCGGCACCGCCATGGGAGACTGAAACACTACGTCCCGAAAACCACATACGTCGCCAAGAAACCGACATGACCACAGGCATCGTATCTTTGGTCATCGAGGATGATTTTGGGAAAGTCCGCGATCTGGATCATGGCCTGATCAACGGGTCAATCGCGCGCGAACGCTGGGACATTCACCCGGACGACCCGCTGTCTGCCCGAGGCTCTTGCCACTGGAGCGACGAGATTGAGCGCGACCAGCTGCGTCTGCGCACAGAAGCAAGGTGCGACATGTGGTCGGACGCAACGCATTTCTACCTTGCCGCGAAAATGGAAGCCTTTGAAAATGACGTGCTGATCTATGAACGCGACATCACAGACAAAATAGAACGGAACGGCATCTGACACATCTGTGTCATGAAAGCGCTATTAACCCTTGCGAGCGCGGCATTAATGCGCAAACTTGATTCATCAATCAAGAAAAAGCCGCGCCACAGACGCGCGGATGTAGTCAACACGGGAGACGATTTGATGACGACGGAACTACAACACCTTACGGACAAGGTAAAAGCCGGCACCATGACACGCCGCGAATTCATGAGCAAAGCCGCGGCACTTGGTGTGTCCGCAGCTGTTGCCACATCTTTCCTTGCGGACGCGGCCTATGCGGCAACGCCCGTCAAAGGCGGCACGTTCAAAATGGGCGTGCAGGGTGGTGAATCCACAAACAGCCAAGACCCTGCGACATGGGCCTCTGATGTGCCAATCGCCGGGGGTTTCTGCTGGGGTGAAACCTTGGCCTATGCGGGCCCGAATGGTCTGGAACCGCGTGTTGCCGAAAGCTGGGAAGGCTCTTCAGATGCCAAAACATGGCGTTTCAAAGTCCGTCAGGGGATCACATTCTCTAACGGTGCTGCGGTAACAGCCGAAGACGTTCTGGCAACCATGCAGCGTCACTCGAACGAAGATTCCAAGTCCGGTGCTTTGGGCATCATGAAGGGCATCGAATCCATGCGCGCCGACGGTGACGTGTTTGAATTGACGCTGGCCATCGGCAACGCCGACTTGCCGTACCTGATGGCAGACTACCACCTGATCATTCAGCCCAACGGTGGCTTTGATGACGTGGCTGCCGCCATCGGCACCGGCCTTTACACGCTGGAAACGGATGAGCCGGGCGTGCGTATGACGTTCAAAAAGAACCCCAACCACTGGGCTGCAGACGAAATGGGCCACTATGACGCTGTTGAAGTGATCGTTTTGAACGATGCAACAGCGCGGACCGCTGCCCTGCAATCCGGTCAGGTCGACACAATCAACCGTGTTGAGCCAAAGATCGCAAAACTGTTGGGTCGTGCACCAAACATCGATGTGCGCACAACATCGGGCCGCGGCCACTATGTGTTTATCGCCCACGTCGACACAGCACCTTTCGACAACAACGATCTGCGCCTTGCGTTGAAGTATGCGTTGAACCGTCAGGAAATGGTCGACAAAATCCTGCAAGGCTTTGGATCGGTCGGCAACGACATGCCCATCAACGAAGCCTACCCGCTGTTTGACGAGACGATCCCGCAGCGCGCGTTCGATCTTGAAAAAGCGGCAGAGCACTACAAAAAGTCCGGCCATGACGGATCTCCCATCATCCTGCGCGTTGCAGATGGTGCTTTCCCGGGTGCGGTTGATGCGGCAGCCTTGTTCCAGCAGTCTTGCGAAGCCGCAGGCATTCCGTTGGAAATCAAGCGTGAGCCAAACGACGGTTACTGGTCCGAAGTCTGGAACGTGCAGCCATATTGCGCATCCTATTGGGGCGGTCGTCCGGTCCAGGACCAGATGTATTCCACGGCCTATCTGTCCACGGCAGACTGGAACGACACCCGCTGGAAGCGCGAAGATTTCGACGCGATGCTGTTGGAAGCCCGCGCAGAGCTGGACGAAGGCAAGCGCAAAGAGATCTATTCCAAAATGGGTCGTTTGTTGAACGAAGAAGGCGGCGTCATGGTGCCGATGTTCAACGACTTTGTGGATGCTGTGTCCTCAGACGTTCAGGGCTGGGAAACCAACCCGTCAGGTCCACAAATGTACTGGACTGCTTTCGCCAAGACATGGAAGGCGTAAGGACACCTTATGCACCCCATCCTTAAACTTGTTGCCCAGCGTTTAGCGCTGGGCATCATTCTGCTCTTCGCCGCCTCTGCACTCATCTTTGGCTTGACCGAAATCCTGCCCGGCGACGCAGCACAAGCCCAATTGGGCCAAGCCGCCACCCCCGAAAGCCTTGCCAACTTGCGCGAAGAAATGGGGCTGAACCGCCCTGCCCTGACGCGCTACACCGAATGGATCGGTGGCATGTTGACAGGCGATATGGGCAATGCCCTGTCCAACAAACTCTCCATCAGTGAACAAATCGGCAAACGCCTTGGGGCGACTATTTTCTTAGCCAGCTGGGCTGCCTTGATTTCTGTTCCTTTGGCTATTCTTTTGGGCCTGATTGCCGTGCGATACCAAAACCGCTGGCCTGACAAGGTGATTTCGGGCTCTACGCTCACTTTCATTTCTTTGCCAGAATTCATGCTCGCCTATATCCTAATTTTTGTGATTGGCGTTAAGTTGCAATGGGCCCCGTCATTCGCAAATGTTTCCCCTGACATGCCCCTGCTGGACAAGCTGCATGCTATCTCCTTGCCCGTCACTGTTCTGACGCTGGTGGTTCTTGCGCATATGATGCGTATGACCCGGGCGGCCATT containing:
- a CDS encoding ATP-binding cassette domain-containing protein; translated protein: MSTQPFTLTITNGNRGRIEASAKVQAPEADNKNLFGDRIQARAELAVVYAGLLGVDALKSDAFDAISKATSDGASDAVEAHAIAKGLSHIGCVTEVCTLQHFTADQWPALAYMTSGQVVLVMGQSRGDLVIYDKTCTDNRAHVPMADFEPYFAGLLVRAEAPLATVAKTHKTEAKPAHWFWGQFHTFKRQLGEVALGSFVANLLAVAVALFSLQVYDRVIPHQSEATLWVLAVGACLALLMEAFLKIARARLMDGAGRQIELSVLGVLMERVIGMRSDVRGQSPSMTFSAMREFGSVREFFTASTIGTIADIPFIFVFLLLVASIAGNVVWVLVLGGILMVVPGFFMQKKMMQLTAETQGASAKSSRLLHEAIFERDTVKTQRAEDRVMRLWSELTTLSALKSSEQRKLASVLTFWSQGVQQATYVAAVIVGTYLVFAGHFTVGSIIAVGILTSRTLAPLTQLAGTMARWGNVKTALDGLDAVAMSEQDADEDRTYLRRESLKGHFELRELTFRYEDDGAPTLDIPGVAILPGQRIAILGANGSGKSSLLKVLSGLYAPSTGRVLLDGTEMSQIEPRDLRRLIGYLGQDVRLFSGTLRDNLNLTMLERDDTRLLEALDFAGLGPFVKGHHKGLDLEILDGGQGLSIGQRQSIGWARLWLQDPQICLLDEPTAALDQKLEATLVSRLERWMDGRTAIIATHRAPILALTNRTLLLQNGRMTVDGPRDQVLAHLNQTGLVVPMKGAIG
- a CDS encoding DUF4147 domain-containing protein; this translates as MSTADDLVTIWTAGVDAVIGRRAVCDALRQHNVMRPDAVIAVGKAAASMAAAAHDAFGPLPMLIVTKHGHVMDAPQNAEIIEAAHPVPDAQSLKAGARLIDAVDNMARDTHLLVLTSGGASALAEHLVDGLSLNDLADRTQALLASGQDIHAMNALRKDLSAIKGGKLLARFKGQRITSLAISDVEGDALGVIGSGIGDAPADAPFDFAPYIVASNAIARAAAADAAQGVILSNTEDLYDDAVALAPRIAAQVLAAGPGLHIKGGEPTVILPPNPGKGGRNMALALLLAREIAGIEGVQILVAGTDGTDGPTDAAGALVDGHTWDDSGSDALNTANAAPWLDARGALFRSGPTGTNVMDILIAKRT
- a CDS encoding Ig-like domain-containing protein, producing the protein MKAIDFVVRDGAGALNRGTVSAEAETTTIQVTNGQEISLNLRQVDMEGHSRSGDDLSIVLSDGRIIVIENYFNDAGEANRLFISADGYLNEVAFVETTDGGLYAQFGPTEQWGKWSPSDDLIYLGRTEVAVGPVADDEVSMLAPLGALLGGGGLGAAGVAAGVGGLAVVGGGGGGGGGGNEPPHTEPTVDNADSTPSVGGTVMPYEVVVTGTGHPGDLVEVVVGDKSLDTLIGDDGTWGVTFDGDNLPSDGTSQADVTVTGGGETYDLDGPVFLIDTTPPEVSVTFGTESNGDIFNASELDGGATVGGTGEAGASVSVTVAGNTQTTTVGDDGSWSVTWPAGTFAGGEYSETMTIVATDALGNASTYSEVLVIDTVSEVAINTSAVGGDGTVNGVEAAGGITLTGSAQAGSTVNVTFGSTTLAATVASDGSWTVDFPASAVASGEYDATVTAVATDANGNSATTTGTVQVDTFVNAFNYTSTAGGADGVINQAEAQSGLVVTGQAEPGSTVSVVLGGVTTTATVAANGSWTATFSSDQLAGGTYTTTMTATATDAAGNTSEITQSVSVDTEAGLLTISPAPVEGDDIINAAEASDGVVLSGTADPSAVVTVTMGGVSHTVVTGANGVWNATFAAGEIAPGTYTANIEATTTDAAGNTRTATDSVQVDTQVDNMSVSANTVAGDGVINASEQASGVTITGTTEPGSSVMVTLGGVTVPATVDANGNWTAAYQSSQITTGEQNVALEVTATDAAGNVATINNTVEVDTLVNTLNFSAGNVAGDNVVNASEASTGISLGGQVEAGSTVVVDFHGTTLVANVDAAGNWSLDVPASAIPAGSYDADITVMATDAHDNTATISDTLRIDTDAPDGPVMASLTTIGDGVRGISIEQTDDDVSIAQVTDSAITATPAQSADNAFGETEFRFGSDVPDGSNLVITATDDAGNTAGTYVVLDDGVAGSTTSLATPGLGNYQVETVDLNFAEEAHLTINEAQLVNLSSNTDQLIVTGGGDDQVTLTDGQAAGTTTVDGADYNIYNVGAGTVLIDDEITVNTVIG
- a CDS encoding TolC family protein, coding for MSDFGDSNLVSRMRAPETGVTETAAAPKTTAYASTDTKYDDKLNAESTIIQGLVSRRSIVPESSSFERVTTSVMAANNRAAESELKSARLRAEAASKNWLPTIGPQISLTSLSSVVANLVVDQVIFDNGRKKGERAFAKADVEVAAVALAEDTNDRAATALTLYLAAAEGREKASLSETTFEDMSRFEYIMSERVRGGVSDRSDLNIIRQKLAEIRADLEANRETARTNLSELNAMAIDPLTDVRGITRLPVTANAAQPLAVVRAEAEKTRAIAAASVDRASQLPGLSARGTLGANGGVTVNGGGAQLGLGTGARLKSIEVAKETAGRLVLEATEDSNRALKSLESQIAAKTRQTGEATNLRQQAKQNLDLFQEQYRAGQRQVMDVVGVYETFARAQTSEVTTKYEAARLRIEMARILGVLADGGQI
- a CDS encoding CocE/NonD family hydrolase — its product is MTHHKLRDIEENADYGITLSDGTRLSARVWMPKDAGDDPMPAILEFLPYRKRDGTTARDALTHPYFAQRGYACVRVDMRGNGDSYGVMEDEYTQQELDDAVEVIHHLATQGWCNGRVGMMGISWGGFNGLQVAAMTPEPLKAVITLCSTVDRFADDIHYKGGCLLNENLGWGATMWSYSSRAPDPALREDWREMWLERLENEPFLPSTWLRHQTRDDYWKHGSVCESYDTIKAKVLAVGGWGDAYKNAVPQIVENIPGAKGIIGPWVHKYPHFAVPEPRIGFLQEALRWWDTWLKDADTGVDQDPPYRVYQMDGVRPATWHAERPGHWRTLDRWPETGIHAPAARYSFQQDGTLTDGHPPQPINVPVSSPQDCGMDAGEYCAIWLGPEQPGDQRRDDALSATWDSDPLTLDLNITGAPNIFLRVASDKPVAQIAVRLNHVHPDGASTRITYGVLNLNTPIAGQEPHELVDGEWGWGTLNLDNVAYTVPEGHRLRIAVSDTYWPLIWPSPEKTTLRIVKGAATLPTSLGPSKQRPAPQFAAPEAAPPWETETLRPENHIRRQETDMTTGIVSLVIEDDFGKVRDLDHGLINGSIARERWDIHPDDPLSARGSCHWSDEIERDQLRLRTEARCDMWSDATHFYLAAKMEAFENDVLIYERDITDKIERNGI